Proteins from one Doryrhamphus excisus isolate RoL2022-K1 chromosome 19, RoL_Dexc_1.0, whole genome shotgun sequence genomic window:
- the nhsl1b gene encoding NHS-like protein 1 isoform X3, translated as MRGDRRSSSFQKEKPAGLSRAFSWLSVSNLSRQSRHIFHSQNELHVVHNRRPSSQHPHRDRHASDESDDDDNWVYQPQHKIAVSNLDEESKWTVHYTAPWHQQENVFLPGSRPPCVEDLHRQAKVNLKSALRECDKLRKDGFRSSQYYSQGPTFSDPLQSNSSLQDEEDEDDKKVRTQSIASSPDDDQSQLSMRSQTPLAESEKGDSPEVDGQGVVWAKPAPLPTPEERMRQTAQSVPTDIVAINVTGAVFDRQASIRRSLINTDTVSRRPKKVKRRKTISGLPDNLNLELAKGRGGELRPHSMFIPGQYSTLGRVGSVNSTLRRSQTRDSSCQTEEAKVVPPSMRRIRAQRGQGIAAQLAGISASSSTGSISISSSDSSGILMLSHQHNGDPSRFHSLPRQGARVSLSADPIYSSTPIKSEEQNTLQRQIGKLQADDTVVHMRNVPRTGTLPRPKSQEVRRTRSSDWGGGQACVVSPHAAYSTSFIPNATLPSSSEVITVNTGQHSHSPSSAYPTARRLGLASSTDSLTSSPAGFTHSATCPALATSTPVHTSLEGSRGAAAPAKESGLSDNSLHSHSTLAPTPPSCQTDEQWIYDAPENVVAPHHTLTSSSSTPINQLYNSLEVSSRTTTDSSSLYSQDNDGYYTSMHLDSGLRSRSHGSGHAAGAGRATRHSMYECREMSNQDEYGSFYSDRSLARSISLRKSKKPPLPPARTDSLKRRPGPKKPLGGVSAISGNGEPNNAMLNETLIATLQQSLQMGLRPGKGKGASPSSPSHSPSSDYDDPWVLRPRSQSSISAGSSATSLATSANGMGVSNAYSLCHVTPAHSDTSSLRSDYADSWGYYMEYPRNHGDQSAQTPVAHTDNMATRPPPGEVRNGTEIDGTHQEQDAPGQQERVEVKPKTSPERVHRLTSPSSGYSSQSNTPTAGTPVPSGIRSMSPSGSRPKPKVPERKSSLISSISMSSSSTSLSSNTSDSLKSCGHPAPPPVPVTSSSAPNTPLSPPPPFPPPLPPNMNVRSPASPPPPASTLLHTPQAQTQTPPLGCAISPDFPPPPSPETLIHPSVSLNGSLSPPPPPPAPMSLTGPPPPPPLPAVVSFSSTPSAVKKAPKATVPNSPTKSPMPLITPFALQSVQLRSVRRLEEADIDQERSKAQEEGIDNPDKSHSLVLMNSCDLSPSPVSNLMEKLSLDCSTTGDTPHCLGDGKPEDGCVLLNGIEDGEEQKVLPSLFTKQKPPIIAKKPKFSFVPPPSPQPVQAEDKVVHASQPQVKEEELGEDEESLESSEPQEESSDTSTDIQSESHISAVQNASLDQEPCQNGETPDDNDDEDETSSSAGSISSKEEDAGDVFESNTAESSLNGTPEGSMVTPTPTRTRTTEDLFAAIHRSKRKVLGRRESEEDKSRSGSHSQSPPLTPTNAASPGPVSPSPRQAGSIQRHLRKSSTSSDTFKALLLKKGSRSETSFRMSAAEMLRSTDPRCQRPRSEGVSDPPGSAASPSSPPTVSSPCASPSRSKRAADEWNRYDALALSSPTSTAFPACGSKYGRSRTPPSAASSKYNARCRILSSPMTVICERDGEMAESEYGDTAESLKDSNGTLADDR; from the exons CGGTGTCCAACCTAGATGAGGAGAGCAAGTGGACGGTTCACTACACAGCTCCATGGCACCAGCAGGAGAACGTCTTCTTACCAGGCTCCAGGCCACCTTGTGTGGAAGACCTCCACCGGCAGGCCAAAGTCAACCTGAAGAGCGCCCTACGAG AATGTGACAAGCTGAGGAAAGATGGTTTCCGCAGCTCCCAGTACTACTCGCAGGGACCCACCTTCTCCGACCCGCTACAGTCCAACAGCAGCCTGCAGGATGAGGAGGACGAGGATGATAAAAAGGTGCGCACACAG TCCATAGCCTCATCACCGGACGATGATCAGTCTCAGCTCTCCATGAGGTCCCAGACGCCGCTGGCAGAGAGCGAAAAGGGAGACAGTCCCGAGGTGGACGGACAGGGCGTGGTGTGGGCCAAACCGGCGCCCCTCCCGACCCCGGAGGAGAGAATGAGGCAGACGGCGCAATCTGTGCCCACTGACATAGTCGCCATCAACGTCACAG GCGCAGTGTTTGACCGGCAGGCGAGCATCCGGCGCTCCCTCATTAACACTGACACCGTGTCCCGCCGGCCCAAGAAGGTCAAACGCAGAAAGACAATATCAGGGCTGCCTGACAACCTCAACCTGGAGCTAG cAAAAGGACGTGGTGGAGAACTACGCCCCCATTCCATGTTCATCCCAGGACAGTACTCCACTTTGGGCCGGGTCGGGAGCGTCAACTCCACCCTCCGACGTTCCCAAACCCGAGATTCAAGCTGCCAGACAGAGGAAGCGAAAGTTGTACCACCGTCCATGAGGAGAATTCGGGCTCAGCGAGGACAGGGTATCGCTGCCCAGTTGGCTGGCATTTCTGCTTCCTCCTCAACAGGAAGTATATCCATCTCCAGCAGCGACAGCTCTGGGATCTTGATGCTGTCACATCAGCATAACGGAGACCCGTCCCGATTTCACAGTCTGCCCCGTCAGGGCGCTCGGGTGTCACTCAGCGCCGATCCTATCTATAGTAGCACTCCCATCAAGTCCGAAGAACAGAACACTCTCCAGAGGCAGATTGGAAAGCTTCAGGCTGACGATACAGTTGTGCATATGAGGAACGTCCCAAGGACGGGGACCCTACCCAGACCCAAGTCGCAGGAGGTGAGGCGGACGCGGTCCAGCGACTGGGGTGGCGGTCAGGCCTGTGTGGTTTCGCCGCATGCCGCCTATTCCACCTCATTCATCCCCAATGCCACCCTGCCCAGCTCATCCGAGGTCATCACCGTCAACACTGGACAGCATTCCCACTCGCCATCCTCGGCTTACCCGACAGCTCGACGTCTTGGTCTAGCCTCCTCCACTGATTCCCTGACCTCCAGTCCGGCCGGCTTCACCCACAGTGCCACCTGTCCAGCCCTGGCCACTTCCACTCCTGTTCACACGTCATTGGAAGGGAGTCGGGGTGCAGCGGCACCCGCCAAGGAGTCTGGGCTATCGGACAACAGCCTGCACAGTCACAGCACCTTGGCACCCACGCCGCCCTCGTGTCAGACAGACGAGCAGTGGATCTACGACGCCCCGGAAAATGTGGTAGCTCCCCACCACACTCTGACCTCTAGCTCCTCCACGCCCATCAACCAGCTGTACAACAGCCTGGAGGTGTCGTCCAGGACAACTACTGACTCCAGCTCACTCTATTCCCAGGACAATGACGGATATTACACCTCCATGCACCTGGATTCAGGCCTGCGCTCACGCAGCCACGGTAGCGGACACGCGGCGGGCGCTGGACGGGCCACCAGACACAGCATGTACGAGTGCCGCGAGATGTCCAATCAGGACGAGTACGGAAGCTTTTATAGCGATCGCTCCCTAGCCCGCAGCATCTCCCTTCGCAAGTCCAAGAAACCCCCGCTGCCTCCGGCTCGCACAGACTCCCTGAAGCGAAGACCTGGACCCAAAAAGCCTCTTGGTGGTGTGAGCGCCATTAGTGGTAACGGCGAGCCCAACAATGCCATGCTGAATGAGACTCTGATTGCCACATTGCAGCAGAGTCTCCAGATGGGGCTGAGACCTGGGAAAGGGAAAGGCGCGTCGCCGTCCTCGCCGTCACACAGCCCCAGCAGTGACTACGATGACCCTTGGGTGCTTCGTCCACGGAGTCAGAGTAGCATCAGCGCAGGGAGCTCCGCGACATCGCTAGCAACTAGTGCAAACGGAATGGGCGTGTCCAATGCCTACTCGCTGTGCCACGTGACCCCCGCTCACAGTGACACCAGCAGCTTGCGTTCCGACTACGCTGATTCTTGGGGCTACTACATGGAATACCCTCGTAACCACGGGGACCAGAGTGCGCAGACACCTGTAGCTCATACAGATAACATGGCAACCAGGCCTCCACCAGGAGAAGTGCGGAACGGAACTGAGATTGATGGGACCCACCAGGAACAAGACGCTCCAGGGCAGCAAGAAAGAGTGGAGGTGAAGCCCAAAACATCTCCAGAACGAGTGCACAGACTCACGTCCCCCTCCAGCGGCTACTCCAGCCAGTCCAACACCCCCACAGCTGGAACACCGGTGCCATCTGGCATCCGGTCCATGTCTCCCTCAGGCAGTCGACCCAAGCCCAAAGTTCCTGAGAGGAAATCATCTCTCATCTCCTCCATATCTATGTCCTCTTCCTCCACCTCTCTTTCCTCCAACACCTCAGACTCTCTCAAAAGCTGTGGGCATCCCGCGCCACCACCTGTGCCCGTGACCTCGTCGTCAGCTCCAAACACCCCCCTTAGCCCACCGCCGCCATTCCCTCCTCCTCTGCCACCAAACATGAATGTACGCTCCCCCgcttctcctcctcccccaGCATCCACACTGCTGCACACGCCACAGGCTCAAACCCAGACCCCGCCACTCGGTTGCGCCATTTCACCGGATTTCCCACCTCCTCCATCCCCTGAAACTCTAATTCACCCCAGTGTGTCGCTCAATGGGAGCCTTAGTCCTCCACCCCCGCCACCAGCCCCTATGTCTCTCACGGGAcccccaccacctcctccactgCCTGCTGTTGTCTCCTTCTCTTCCACCCCTTCCGCTGTCAAGAAAGCGCCAAAAGCTACCGTTCCAAACAGTCCCACAAAGTCTCCCATGCCCCTCATCACGCCTTTCGCTCTACAGAGTGTTCAGCTACGATCAGTCCGGCGCCTGGAGGAGGCTGACATCGACCAGGAGCGGTCCAAAGCTCAGGAGGAAGGGATAGACAACCCGGACAAGTCTCATTCCCTGGTGCTGATGAACTCATGTGATCTTAGTCCCTCGCCTGTGTCCAACCTTATGGAGAAGTTGTCCTTAGACTGTAGCACCACGGGTGACACCCCCCATTGTCTGGGCGATGGAAAACCTGAAGATGGCTGTGTTCTTTTAAACGGAATAGAAGACGGCGAAGAACAGAAAGTATTGCCGAGTCTCTTTACCAAACAGAAGCCTCCGATCATCGCCAAGAAACCCAAATTCTCTTTTGTCCCGCCGCCAAGCCCTCAGCCGGTCCAAGCTGAAGACAAAGTCGTCCATGCATCCCAACCACAAGTTAAAGAAGAGGAGCTTGGGGAGGATGAAGAAAGTTTAGAGAGCTCCGAGCCACAAGAAGAGAGCAGCGACACGTCCACAGACATCCAGTCTGAGTCTCATATCTCTGCGGTCCAGAACGCCAGCCTGGACCAAGAACCCTGCCAGAACGGGGAGACCCCTGACGACAACGACGACGAGGATGAGACGAGTAGCTCAGCAGGGTCCATCAGCTCCAAGGAGGAGGATGCAG GTGACGTGTTTGAATCCAACACGGCCGAGTCATCTCTCAACGGGACTCCGGAGGGGAGCATGGTGACCCCGACTCCCACACGGACTCGGACTACAGAGGACCTCTTTGCCGCCATTCACAG GTCCAAGCGCAAGGTTCTTGGTCGCAGGGAGTCTGAGGAGGACAAGTCCCGATCGGGGAGTCACTCTCAGTCCCCACCCTTGACGCCCACCAACGCGGCGTCCCCGGGTCCGGTGTCGCCGTCGCCGCGCCAGGCGGGCTCCATCCAGCGGCACCTTCGCAAGTCATCCACCAGCAGCGACACGTTCAAAGCGCTCCTCCTGAAGAAGGGCAGCCGCTCAGAGACCAGCTTCAGGATGTCCGCCGCCGAGATGCTGCGCTCCACGGACCCCCGTTGCCAGCGCCCGCGATCCGAGGGCGTGTCGGACCCTCCCGGGTCTGCCGCTTCCCCATCCTCGCCGCCCACTGTCTCCAGCCCCTGCGCTTCCCCCAGCCGCAGTAAGAGGGCGGCAGACGAGTGGAACCGCTATGATGCCCTGGCTCTGTCTTCGCCAACGTCCACCGCCTTCCCCGCGTGCGGCAGCAAGTACGGACGCTCGCGCACACCGCCCTCGGCCGCCAGCAGCAAGTATAACGCCCGCTGTCGGATCCTCAGCAGCCCCATGACGGTCATCTGCGAGCGAGATGGTGAGATGGCTGAGAGCGAGTACGGGGACACAGCGGAGAGCCTCAAAGACTCAAACGGCACTTTAGCAGACGATAGATAA
- the nhsl1b gene encoding NHS-like protein 1 isoform X9 produces MFCLRAVSNLDEESKWTVHYTAPWHQQENVFLPGSRPPCVEDLHRQAKVNLKSALRECDKLRKDGFRSSQYYSQGPTFSDPLQSNSSLQDEEDEDDKKVRTQSIASSPDDDQSQLSMRSQTPLAESEKGDSPEVDGQGVVWAKPAPLPTPEERMRQTAQSVPTDIVAINVTGAVFDRQASIRRSLINTDTVSRRPKKVKRRKTISGLPDNLNLELAKGRGGELRPHSMFIPGQYSTLGRVGSVNSTLRRSQTRDSSCQTEEAKVVPPSMRRIRAQRGQGIAAQLAGISASSSTGSISISSSDSSGILMLSHQHNGDPSRFHSLPRQGARVSLSADPIYSSTPIKSEEQNTLQRQIGKLQADDTVVHMRNVPRTGTLPRPKSQEVRRTRSSDWGGGQACVVSPHAAYSTSFIPNATLPSSSEVITVNTGQHSHSPSSAYPTARRLGLASSTDSLTSSPAGFTHSATCPALATSTPVHTSLEGSRGAAAPAKESGLSDNSLHSHSTLAPTPPSCQTDEQWIYDAPENVVAPHHTLTSSSSTPINQLYNSLEVSSRTTTDSSSLYSQDNDGYYTSMHLDSGLRSRSHGSGHAAGAGRATRHSMYECREMSNQDEYGSFYSDRSLARSISLRKSKKPPLPPARTDSLKRRPGPKKPLGGVSAISGNGEPNNAMLNETLIATLQQSLQMGLRPGKGKGASPSSPSHSPSSDYDDPWVLRPRSQSSISAGSSATSLATSANGMGVSNAYSLCHVTPAHSDTSSLRSDYADSWGYYMEYPRNHGDQSAQTPVAHTDNMATRPPPGEVRNGTEIDGTHQEQDAPGQQERVEVKPKTSPERVHRLTSPSSGYSSQSNTPTAGTPVPSGIRSMSPSGSRPKPKVPERKSSLISSISMSSSSTSLSSNTSDSLKSCGHPAPPPVPVTSSSAPNTPLSPPPPFPPPLPPNMNVRSPASPPPPASTLLHTPQAQTQTPPLGCAISPDFPPPPSPETLIHPSVSLNGSLSPPPPPPAPMSLTGPPPPPPLPAVVSFSSTPSAVKKAPKATVPNSPTKSPMPLITPFALQSVQLRSVRRLEEADIDQERSKAQEEGIDNPDKSHSLVLMNSCDLSPSPVSNLMEKLSLDCSTTGDTPHCLGDGKPEDGCVLLNGIEDGEEQKVLPSLFTKQKPPIIAKKPKFSFVPPPSPQPVQAEDKVVHASQPQVKEEELGEDEESLESSEPQEESSDTSTDIQSESHISAVQNASLDQEPCQNGETPDDNDDEDETSSSAGSISSKEEDAGDVFESNTAESSLNGTPEGSMVTPTPTRTRTTEDLFAAIHRSKRKVLGRRESEEDKSRSGSHSQSPPLTPTNAASPGPVSPSPRQAGSIQRHLRKSSTSSDTFKALLLKKGSRSETSFRMSAAEMLRSTDPRCQRPRSEGVSDPPGSAASPSSPPTVSSPCASPSRSKRAADEWNRYDALALSSPTSTAFPACGSKYGRSRTPPSAASSKYNARCRILSSPMTVICERDGEMAESEYGDTAESLKDSNGTLADDR; encoded by the exons CGGTGTCCAACCTAGATGAGGAGAGCAAGTGGACGGTTCACTACACAGCTCCATGGCACCAGCAGGAGAACGTCTTCTTACCAGGCTCCAGGCCACCTTGTGTGGAAGACCTCCACCGGCAGGCCAAAGTCAACCTGAAGAGCGCCCTACGAG AATGTGACAAGCTGAGGAAAGATGGTTTCCGCAGCTCCCAGTACTACTCGCAGGGACCCACCTTCTCCGACCCGCTACAGTCCAACAGCAGCCTGCAGGATGAGGAGGACGAGGATGATAAAAAGGTGCGCACACAG TCCATAGCCTCATCACCGGACGATGATCAGTCTCAGCTCTCCATGAGGTCCCAGACGCCGCTGGCAGAGAGCGAAAAGGGAGACAGTCCCGAGGTGGACGGACAGGGCGTGGTGTGGGCCAAACCGGCGCCCCTCCCGACCCCGGAGGAGAGAATGAGGCAGACGGCGCAATCTGTGCCCACTGACATAGTCGCCATCAACGTCACAG GCGCAGTGTTTGACCGGCAGGCGAGCATCCGGCGCTCCCTCATTAACACTGACACCGTGTCCCGCCGGCCCAAGAAGGTCAAACGCAGAAAGACAATATCAGGGCTGCCTGACAACCTCAACCTGGAGCTAG cAAAAGGACGTGGTGGAGAACTACGCCCCCATTCCATGTTCATCCCAGGACAGTACTCCACTTTGGGCCGGGTCGGGAGCGTCAACTCCACCCTCCGACGTTCCCAAACCCGAGATTCAAGCTGCCAGACAGAGGAAGCGAAAGTTGTACCACCGTCCATGAGGAGAATTCGGGCTCAGCGAGGACAGGGTATCGCTGCCCAGTTGGCTGGCATTTCTGCTTCCTCCTCAACAGGAAGTATATCCATCTCCAGCAGCGACAGCTCTGGGATCTTGATGCTGTCACATCAGCATAACGGAGACCCGTCCCGATTTCACAGTCTGCCCCGTCAGGGCGCTCGGGTGTCACTCAGCGCCGATCCTATCTATAGTAGCACTCCCATCAAGTCCGAAGAACAGAACACTCTCCAGAGGCAGATTGGAAAGCTTCAGGCTGACGATACAGTTGTGCATATGAGGAACGTCCCAAGGACGGGGACCCTACCCAGACCCAAGTCGCAGGAGGTGAGGCGGACGCGGTCCAGCGACTGGGGTGGCGGTCAGGCCTGTGTGGTTTCGCCGCATGCCGCCTATTCCACCTCATTCATCCCCAATGCCACCCTGCCCAGCTCATCCGAGGTCATCACCGTCAACACTGGACAGCATTCCCACTCGCCATCCTCGGCTTACCCGACAGCTCGACGTCTTGGTCTAGCCTCCTCCACTGATTCCCTGACCTCCAGTCCGGCCGGCTTCACCCACAGTGCCACCTGTCCAGCCCTGGCCACTTCCACTCCTGTTCACACGTCATTGGAAGGGAGTCGGGGTGCAGCGGCACCCGCCAAGGAGTCTGGGCTATCGGACAACAGCCTGCACAGTCACAGCACCTTGGCACCCACGCCGCCCTCGTGTCAGACAGACGAGCAGTGGATCTACGACGCCCCGGAAAATGTGGTAGCTCCCCACCACACTCTGACCTCTAGCTCCTCCACGCCCATCAACCAGCTGTACAACAGCCTGGAGGTGTCGTCCAGGACAACTACTGACTCCAGCTCACTCTATTCCCAGGACAATGACGGATATTACACCTCCATGCACCTGGATTCAGGCCTGCGCTCACGCAGCCACGGTAGCGGACACGCGGCGGGCGCTGGACGGGCCACCAGACACAGCATGTACGAGTGCCGCGAGATGTCCAATCAGGACGAGTACGGAAGCTTTTATAGCGATCGCTCCCTAGCCCGCAGCATCTCCCTTCGCAAGTCCAAGAAACCCCCGCTGCCTCCGGCTCGCACAGACTCCCTGAAGCGAAGACCTGGACCCAAAAAGCCTCTTGGTGGTGTGAGCGCCATTAGTGGTAACGGCGAGCCCAACAATGCCATGCTGAATGAGACTCTGATTGCCACATTGCAGCAGAGTCTCCAGATGGGGCTGAGACCTGGGAAAGGGAAAGGCGCGTCGCCGTCCTCGCCGTCACACAGCCCCAGCAGTGACTACGATGACCCTTGGGTGCTTCGTCCACGGAGTCAGAGTAGCATCAGCGCAGGGAGCTCCGCGACATCGCTAGCAACTAGTGCAAACGGAATGGGCGTGTCCAATGCCTACTCGCTGTGCCACGTGACCCCCGCTCACAGTGACACCAGCAGCTTGCGTTCCGACTACGCTGATTCTTGGGGCTACTACATGGAATACCCTCGTAACCACGGGGACCAGAGTGCGCAGACACCTGTAGCTCATACAGATAACATGGCAACCAGGCCTCCACCAGGAGAAGTGCGGAACGGAACTGAGATTGATGGGACCCACCAGGAACAAGACGCTCCAGGGCAGCAAGAAAGAGTGGAGGTGAAGCCCAAAACATCTCCAGAACGAGTGCACAGACTCACGTCCCCCTCCAGCGGCTACTCCAGCCAGTCCAACACCCCCACAGCTGGAACACCGGTGCCATCTGGCATCCGGTCCATGTCTCCCTCAGGCAGTCGACCCAAGCCCAAAGTTCCTGAGAGGAAATCATCTCTCATCTCCTCCATATCTATGTCCTCTTCCTCCACCTCTCTTTCCTCCAACACCTCAGACTCTCTCAAAAGCTGTGGGCATCCCGCGCCACCACCTGTGCCCGTGACCTCGTCGTCAGCTCCAAACACCCCCCTTAGCCCACCGCCGCCATTCCCTCCTCCTCTGCCACCAAACATGAATGTACGCTCCCCCgcttctcctcctcccccaGCATCCACACTGCTGCACACGCCACAGGCTCAAACCCAGACCCCGCCACTCGGTTGCGCCATTTCACCGGATTTCCCACCTCCTCCATCCCCTGAAACTCTAATTCACCCCAGTGTGTCGCTCAATGGGAGCCTTAGTCCTCCACCCCCGCCACCAGCCCCTATGTCTCTCACGGGAcccccaccacctcctccactgCCTGCTGTTGTCTCCTTCTCTTCCACCCCTTCCGCTGTCAAGAAAGCGCCAAAAGCTACCGTTCCAAACAGTCCCACAAAGTCTCCCATGCCCCTCATCACGCCTTTCGCTCTACAGAGTGTTCAGCTACGATCAGTCCGGCGCCTGGAGGAGGCTGACATCGACCAGGAGCGGTCCAAAGCTCAGGAGGAAGGGATAGACAACCCGGACAAGTCTCATTCCCTGGTGCTGATGAACTCATGTGATCTTAGTCCCTCGCCTGTGTCCAACCTTATGGAGAAGTTGTCCTTAGACTGTAGCACCACGGGTGACACCCCCCATTGTCTGGGCGATGGAAAACCTGAAGATGGCTGTGTTCTTTTAAACGGAATAGAAGACGGCGAAGAACAGAAAGTATTGCCGAGTCTCTTTACCAAACAGAAGCCTCCGATCATCGCCAAGAAACCCAAATTCTCTTTTGTCCCGCCGCCAAGCCCTCAGCCGGTCCAAGCTGAAGACAAAGTCGTCCATGCATCCCAACCACAAGTTAAAGAAGAGGAGCTTGGGGAGGATGAAGAAAGTTTAGAGAGCTCCGAGCCACAAGAAGAGAGCAGCGACACGTCCACAGACATCCAGTCTGAGTCTCATATCTCTGCGGTCCAGAACGCCAGCCTGGACCAAGAACCCTGCCAGAACGGGGAGACCCCTGACGACAACGACGACGAGGATGAGACGAGTAGCTCAGCAGGGTCCATCAGCTCCAAGGAGGAGGATGCAG GTGACGTGTTTGAATCCAACACGGCCGAGTCATCTCTCAACGGGACTCCGGAGGGGAGCATGGTGACCCCGACTCCCACACGGACTCGGACTACAGAGGACCTCTTTGCCGCCATTCACAG GTCCAAGCGCAAGGTTCTTGGTCGCAGGGAGTCTGAGGAGGACAAGTCCCGATCGGGGAGTCACTCTCAGTCCCCACCCTTGACGCCCACCAACGCGGCGTCCCCGGGTCCGGTGTCGCCGTCGCCGCGCCAGGCGGGCTCCATCCAGCGGCACCTTCGCAAGTCATCCACCAGCAGCGACACGTTCAAAGCGCTCCTCCTGAAGAAGGGCAGCCGCTCAGAGACCAGCTTCAGGATGTCCGCCGCCGAGATGCTGCGCTCCACGGACCCCCGTTGCCAGCGCCCGCGATCCGAGGGCGTGTCGGACCCTCCCGGGTCTGCCGCTTCCCCATCCTCGCCGCCCACTGTCTCCAGCCCCTGCGCTTCCCCCAGCCGCAGTAAGAGGGCGGCAGACGAGTGGAACCGCTATGATGCCCTGGCTCTGTCTTCGCCAACGTCCACCGCCTTCCCCGCGTGCGGCAGCAAGTACGGACGCTCGCGCACACCGCCCTCGGCCGCCAGCAGCAAGTATAACGCCCGCTGTCGGATCCTCAGCAGCCCCATGACGGTCATCTGCGAGCGAGATGGTGAGATGGCTGAGAGCGAGTACGGGGACACAGCGGAGAGCCTCAAAGACTCAAACGGCACTTTAGCAGACGATAGATAA